A genomic window from Salvelinus alpinus chromosome 10, SLU_Salpinus.1, whole genome shotgun sequence includes:
- the LOC139532977 gene encoding E3 ubiquitin/ISG15 ligase TRIM25-like, with protein sequence MSGNLWTEEQFNCPVCLDLPNEPVTIPCGHSYCKGCIKDYWSKDDPRSPGVYSCPQCRQTFCPKPSLSRNTMLAEAVEQLRKGALTTSARESIRSAHRANTMGRAKGGSRGGGVSQLPAMAVPCDTCHGAGDQRAAVKSCLVCMASYCEAHLKLHQTKAELKKHELIAPTGKLAQKICTEHKYLQEFYCRQCQMFVCWLCTSNQHKDHETTSTKAERTERQKELAEVQTENHQRLKEREGELKDMKKMLEATKTSMG encoded by the exons ATGAGTGGTAATCTGTGGACAGAGGAGCAGTTCAACTGTCCTGTGTGCCTGGACCTCCCCAATGAGCCAGTCACCATCCCGTGTGGCCACAGCTACTGCAAGGGCTGCATCAAGGACTACTGGAGCAAGGACGACCCTCGCTCCCCTGGAGTCTACAGCTGCCCCCAGTGCCGCCAGACATTCTGTCCCAAGCCCTCCTTGTCCAGGAACACCATGCTGGCAGAGGCCGTGGAGCAGCTCCGCAAGGGGGCTCTCACCACCTCCGCCAGGGAGTCCATCCGGAGCGCCCACCGTGCCAACACCATGGGTAGAGCCAAGGGAGGTTCCCGTGGTGGTGGTGTCAGCCAGCTGCCAGCCATGGCCGTGCCCTGTGACACGTGCCACGGCGCTGGAGACCAGCGGGCTGCGGTGAAGTCTTGCCTGGTGTGTATGGCGTCCTACTGCGAGGCCCACCTGAAACTGCATCAGACGAAAGCGGAGTTGAAAAAGCATGAGCTGATTGCGCCCACGGGCAAGCTGGCGCAGAAGATTTGTACCGAGCACAAGTACCTGCAGGAGTTCTACTGTCGTCAGTGCCAGATGTTTGTGTGCTGGCTGTGCACCAGTAACCAGCACAAGGACCATGAGACCACCTCCACCAAGGCAGAGCGCACGGAGAGACAG AAAGAGCTGGCTGAGGTGCAGACAGAGAATCATCAGAGACtgaaagaaagagaaggagagctgAAAGACATGAAGAAGATGCTGGAGGCAACAAAG